A DNA window from Hordeum vulgare subsp. vulgare chromosome 1H, MorexV3_pseudomolecules_assembly, whole genome shotgun sequence contains the following coding sequences:
- the LOC123424540 gene encoding uncharacterized protein LOC123424540: MPAEGDGGWIQRDETRWRRHQFMYSHPESACGLATRSLARVAPITAFGATRSWMEASGAATGEPEGLQRQHASRRGLEVEMRTKERSLREAHLARAAATPATWIGASIQRRAPCFERVGRDRIQRGLRRDPTTGTEKKLDHEDELRPASGDLNLPCL; this comes from the exons ATGCCGGCTGAAGGCGACGGCGGCTGGATCCAGCGGGACGAGACGAGGTGGAGGCGGCACCAGTTCATGTACTCGCACCCAGAGTCCGCGTGCGGGTTGGCGACCAGGAGCCTGGCCAGGGTGGCCCCTATCACGGCGTTCGGGGCGACGAGGAGCTGGATGGAGGCGAGCGGCGCGGCCACCGGCGAGCCCGAGGGGCTCCAACGCCAGCATGCTAGCCGCCGCGGCCTGGAGGTGGAGATGCGCACGAAGGAGCGCAGCCTCCGCGAGGCGCATCTGGCGCGAGCGGCTGCCACGCCCGCGACGTGGATCGGCGCCTCAATCCAGCGACGAGCCCCCTGCTTCGAGCGAGTAGGGCGAGACCGGATACAGCGGGGGCTGAGACGGGATCCAACGACGGGAACAGAAAAAAAATTGGATCATGAGGACGAGTTGCGGCCGGCGTCCGGAGACCTAAAC ctgCCCTGTTTATAA
- the LOC123424560 gene encoding transcription termination factor MTEF18, mitochondrial-like — MDRLDLRTSPLQPFLKNEKNKTNLLSSHHRRRAGLCLSSRRAPACGHPVYAWTSLRSLSAAFYHRTTLDPPPAAWVQLRLPPPVAAAVPSWSKSGSFHLLSDPSRTQHRGKLASGALLQSRLLRTMGWAWAALRSGVPRWRAQNSSSSSGWVGSIGLTIGPRPYSAAAPSPGHGGEEEEDGDEARQEMLNRWVHRAAQTTFRDYLHVKRGLCLTDANHISERSPIFLSELLEKVNKTVTKAADQDGEGPRFRSKVKKKVSKALVRLFHRRPVNEFRPFFESIGIRSGECDPLLPQDLTFLADAGMLLESYRALYSYGVAHDKIGKIYLKAAEVFSLGQGVLESKLEALEGLGFGKATVIKLVISTPTVLVHDPAVELKTFLQWLDDIGVQPDWIGQFLAEYQSYNWQKIVEALQFWSDFGFTKDEIGKAVRKHPDLLLEWSGGRLREVVSNMQNMGSGKRELLDLLLNHPNLKCEDVGWNISTGSFLLHDIGMSHDDVKKFLDSHGWIFAAAPMKAASTILGQLNVGKARLRRIIMKEPRQLMNYKIGSKVSRLPRCKPEPCVKEKREFLRRIGFVEGSEDMEKAIKAIRGKGANLQDRYNKLVEKGLDPEDVAHMVKMAPRILNQKTDAIAYKISFLVHVVGYPPRALPAFPRYLEFTVDKSKLKMLMYSWLLQRGLAAPQLTLSTVLSSSETEFIKAHVYKVPMGREVWWKLKQEGGSFGQEEIRWLLRRVHCGR; from the coding sequence ATGGATCGCTTGGATCTTCGCACATCTCCTCTCCAGCCTTTTCTCAAAAACGAAAAAAACAAAACCAATCTCCTCTCCAGCCACCATCGCCGTCGTGCCGGCCTCTGCCTCTCCTCCCGCCGCGCACCCGCGTGCGGGCATCCCGTTTACGCCTGGACCTCGCTCCGTAGCCTATCCGCCGCCTTCTACCACCGCACGACCCTCGATCCGCCGCCCGCCGCCTGggttcagctccgtctgccgccaccggtcgccgccgccgtccccaGTTGGTCCAAAAGCGGCTCCTTCCATCTCTTGTCTGACCCCTCCCGAACGCAGCATAGAGGGAAGCTCGCTTCAGGCGCGCTCCTCCAATCGCGGTTGTTGCGGACGATGGGATGGGCATGGGCAGCCCTCCGGTCCGGAGTTCCAAGATGGCGCGCCCAAAATTCATCGTCCTCGTCCGGCTGGGTCGGCTCGATCGGCCTCACCATTGGACCGCGGCCTTattccgccgccgctcccagCCCCGGCCacggcggggaggaggaggaggatggggacgaGGCCAGGCAAGAGATGCTGAACAGATGGGTACACCGCGCCGCACAGACAACTTTCAGGGACTACCTCCATGTCAAGCGCGGCCTGTGCCTCACCGACGCCAATCATATCAGCGAGCGCTCTCCCATCTTCCTCAGCGAGCTGCTGGAGAAGGTGAACAAGACGGTGACGAAGGCCGCTGATCAGGATGGAGAGGGGCCGAGGTTCAGGTCCAAAGTGAAGAAGAAGGTCAGCAAGGCGCTGGTGCGATTGTTCCACCGCCGCCCTGTCAACGAGTTCAGGCCCTTCTTTGAGAGCATCGGCATCAGGTCGGGCGAGTGCGATCCCCTCTTACCGCAGGATCTCACATTCCTCGCCGATGCCGGGATGCTGCTCGAGAGCTACCGTGCACTATACAGCTATGGCGTTGCGCATGACAAGATTGGAAAGATATACCTGAAGGCTGCTGAGGTGTTTAGTCTTGGCCAGGGCGTTCTTGAATCTAAGCTCGAGGCCCTTGAGGGTCTAGGCTTCGGTAAGGCCACTGTGATCAAACTAGTGATCTCTACTCCTACCGTATTGGTTCATGACCCGGCTGTGGAACTGAAGACGTTCTTGCAGTGGCTGGACGACATTGGGGTTCAGCCAGACTGGATCGGCCAGTTCCTCGCTGAATATCAGTCCTATAATTGGCAAAAGATAGTCGAAGCTCTTCAGTTCTGGAGTGATTTTGGGTTCACCAAGGATGAGATTGGTAAAGCGGTGAGGAAACATCCAGATTTGTTGTTGGAATGGTCTGGTGGGAGGCTACGTGAAGTGGTTTCCAACATGCAAAACATGGGATCTGGAAAAAGGGAGTTACTTGATCTTCTTCTGAACCACCCCAATCTTAAATGTGAGGATGTCGGTTGGAACATATCGACGGGATCATTTCTTTTACATGACATTGGTATGAGCCATGATGATGTGAAGAAGTTTCTGGATTCTCACGGATGGATATTCGCTGCTGCCCCCATGAAGGCCGCGAGCACCATTCTTGGGCAACTCAATGTGGGGAAGGCACGGCTGCGGAGGATCATAATGAAGGAACCACGTCAGTTGATGAATTATAAGATTGGCTCAAAGGTCAGCAGATTACCAAGATGTAAACCTGAACCCTGTGTCAAGGAGAAGAGGGAATTCTTAAGACGCATAGGATTTGTTGAAGGCTCGGAAGATATGGAGAAGGCAATCAAAGCTATCCGTGGAAAAGGTGCCAACCTGCAAGATCGGTACAACAAACTAGTGGAGAAAGGGTTGGACCCAGAAGATGTAGCTCACATGGTGAAGATGGCTCCTCGGATTCTGAATCAGAAGACGGACGCCATTGCTTATAAGATATCCTTCCTTGTACATGTGGTGGGTTATCCCCCGAGAGCTCTACCCGCTTTCCCACGGTACCTAGAGTTCACTGTGGACAAAAGCAAACTTAAGATGTTGATGTACAGTTGGCTGCTACAAAGGGGGCTGGCTGCACCCCAACTTACTCTAAGCACAGTTCTATCTTCCTCAGAAACAGAATTCATCAAGGCTCATGTATACAAGGTTCCCATGGGTCGTGAAGTTTGGTGGAAGTTAAAGCAGGAGGGGGGTAGCTTCGGCCAAGAGGAGATCAGATGGCTGCTACGCAGGGTGCACTGTGGACGATAG